In the Flagellimonas sp. MMG031 genome, one interval contains:
- a CDS encoding DUF6747 family protein, translating into MGTLVHFKDLYLEAFDDCKPSFVVYFLKGYSIFCAVMLFMAFYAFLYRAFTGFEF; encoded by the coding sequence ATGGGAACACTAGTACACTTTAAAGATCTCTATTTAGAGGCGTTTGACGATTGCAAACCTAGCTTTGTCGTATATTTCTTGAAGGGATATTCGATATTTTGCGCGGTCATGTTGTTCATGGCCTTTTACGCATTTTTGTACAGAGCTTTTACAGGCTTTGAATTCTAA
- the gpmI gene encoding 2,3-bisphosphoglycerate-independent phosphoglycerate mutase yields MNKKVILMILDGWGKSPDPNVSAIEKANTPFVDSLYKNYPDADLLTDGMNVGLPEGQMGNSEVGHMNLGAGRIVYQDLAKINKAVKEDTLKNEQVLKDAFDYAKTNNKPVHFLGLVSDGGVHSHIDHLKALITAADESGVEHAYIHAFTDGRDVDPKSGKGFLVDLDQFCADKKTKLASVIGRYYAMDRDKRWERVKMAYDVVVNAEGEKTQNIGKAVQKSYDEGVTDEFIKPLVMTDSNNEPLAKIKDGDVIIFFNFRTDRGRELTQALSQMDFHEQNMHKLDLYYVTMTNYDESFKGIKIIFNKENIKDTLGETLAKHGKKQIRIAETEKYPHVTFFFNGGREEPFEGEQRILCPSPKVATYDLQPEMSAYDIRDAIIPELKKGEADFVCLNFANPDMVGHTGVMEAAIKACETVDECAKDVITAGLENGYSTIVIADHGNCDTMINPDGSPNTAHTTNPVPLILVDKDIKEVQNGVLGDIAPTILKMLNVPQPEAMTQKPLV; encoded by the coding sequence ATGAACAAAAAGGTTATTCTTATGATTTTGGATGGATGGGGAAAATCTCCCGATCCAAATGTTTCGGCCATTGAAAAAGCAAACACACCATTCGTTGATTCACTCTATAAAAACTACCCAGATGCAGACTTGCTCACCGATGGCATGAACGTAGGGCTACCTGAAGGACAGATGGGAAACAGCGAGGTGGGGCACATGAATTTGGGAGCTGGACGTATCGTATATCAAGATCTGGCAAAAATCAACAAAGCCGTAAAAGAAGACACCTTAAAAAACGAACAGGTCCTTAAAGATGCATTCGACTACGCCAAAACCAACAACAAACCCGTGCACTTTTTGGGATTGGTGAGCGATGGTGGGGTGCATAGCCATATCGACCATTTAAAGGCTTTGATCACAGCTGCCGATGAAAGCGGGGTAGAGCACGCCTATATTCATGCCTTTACCGATGGCCGTGATGTGGATCCCAAAAGCGGAAAGGGCTTTTTGGTGGACTTGGACCAATTTTGCGCGGACAAAAAGACCAAACTGGCTTCTGTAATCGGAAGATACTACGCCATGGATCGTGACAAACGTTGGGAGCGGGTAAAAATGGCCTACGATGTGGTCGTAAACGCCGAAGGCGAAAAAACCCAAAACATTGGGAAAGCCGTGCAAAAGAGCTATGATGAAGGGGTAACCGATGAATTTATCAAGCCCTTGGTCATGACCGATTCAAACAATGAACCGCTTGCCAAAATCAAGGATGGTGATGTCATTATTTTCTTTAATTTCAGGACCGATAGGGGCCGTGAACTCACGCAGGCCCTGAGCCAGATGGATTTTCACGAGCAGAACATGCACAAATTGGACTTGTATTATGTGACCATGACCAATTATGATGAATCCTTCAAGGGCATCAAAATCATTTTCAACAAAGAGAACATTAAGGACACTCTCGGTGAAACCCTTGCCAAGCATGGCAAAAAGCAGATTCGAATAGCCGAGACCGAAAAATATCCGCACGTTACCTTCTTCTTTAATGGTGGACGCGAGGAGCCTTTCGAGGGCGAACAACGGATTCTTTGCCCATCACCCAAGGTAGCCACATACGACCTTCAGCCAGAGATGAGCGCTTATGACATTCGGGATGCCATCATTCCCGAGCTCAAAAAAGGGGAAGCCGACTTTGTATGCCTCAATTTTGCGAATCCTGACATGGTAGGCCACACCGGGGTTATGGAAGCAGCCATCAAAGCGTGTGAAACGGTTGATGAATGCGCGAAGGACGTTATTACGGCCGGATTGGAAAACGGTTATTCCACCATTGTAATTGCCGACCACGGTAACTGCGACACCATGATCAATCCTGATGGCAGCCCCAATACGGCACATACCACCAATCCAGTTCCTCTGATTTTGGTGGACAAGGACATCAAGGAAGTACAAAATGGCGTTCTGGGGGATATTGCCCCGACCATACTAAAAATGTTGAACGTTCCACAACCCGAAGCCATGACCCAAAAACCATTGGTTTAG
- a CDS encoding ankyrin repeat domain-containing protein: MKKTIFTVAAFSMLALSGITANEPVATNNTVNLEMVAPDELSAFCKAVMQGDVDTVKKFIELGEDVNQKSLGRAPIHYAARYNKAEVLKVLIENGANLKMRCDGGMTAMKYAKMSNATEAQSVLETAMKK, translated from the coding sequence ATGAAAAAAACAATTTTCACAGTGGCCGCATTTTCCATGTTGGCCCTAAGCGGCATTACTGCCAACGAACCTGTTGCCACTAACAACACGGTCAACCTTGAAATGGTAGCTCCCGATGAACTCAGCGCTTTCTGCAAGGCGGTGATGCAAGGGGATGTGGACACTGTAAAAAAGTTTATCGAACTGGGGGAGGATGTCAACCAAAAATCTTTGGGAAGGGCTCCTATCCATTATGCCGCTAGGTACAACAAGGCGGAAGTTTTGAAGGTACTCATCGAAAATGGGGCCAACCTGAAAATGCGCTGCGATGGGGGAATGACCGCCATGAAGTACGCAAAAATGTCCAATGCAACTGAAGCTCAGTCCGTTTTGGAAACTGCTATGAAAAAATAG